TCCATCCAAAGATGCAATGTCCGTCATTGCATTAATTTATGACTCGATATGTCCGTAAATGGAGGTCAAGTTTTTACATAAGACTAACCTTTGCAAGGTTACGAATGAAACGCTTTCCATCCTTAGGCTTATTTGCTGCAACATAACTGTTGAATAATAGATAGTCAAGAAACAAAGTGAACAAGCTCAAACGAATGACAATATCTTGCTGAGGCATATAACTCTAGATTTAGGCATTTGTTAAAGCCAATCAAATAATGTTACAATAGACCATAAGGTACACTCTTATCTGTAAAAGATAAAAAATTTGGAATGAAACTATGTACTTACTCATTGAACCATTGATATTGTGGAGGGTTCATTTCATTAAGCTCGTTCAAAATAGTCCTCACTGCTTTATACGTGAAGTAGTTAAGTATTTGCTGCAGAAAAGATGCAAGTGTTTCAGATATTGTTAAGCAACAAAGTATTAGAGTACAAATAAATTGGCGTCAATAGGCAGGATGTAAAAGAAACGTAAACATTTAGATGAGTATTTCAGAATCAACTAACGAAAATGTCATTGGAAGGTAAATTCCAAAAATGTACCAATTAATTCCTTATGCCAGAGACTATCTGTAACATAACAAAAAAATTGGTATACATGAAAGTATCTTAAAAAGTTGTGCACATCCATTGGAGTGGAATAATGAGTAAGACTAATGAAGGCCTACTATTTGACCAAGTTATAAACCAAGCAGATTGAGCGtcctttcttttttcattttttcaagaTGACAATACTAGAAAAGGTCATTGCTACTAGCATAATCATCAAAGTTGGTTTCAACATGACATATACCGATGCCTTAATTTATCTAGAACGAGGAATTCAAATAgcaagaaattcaagaaagaaaTAGCTCTCCATGATACCAAAGCAGAAATATTAAGATGTGTCTTAGGTAGCTTACCACATCTTTCTTCTCCAGAAAAATTAACTAGCATTTGAAGGAAGTAAAATGAGAATGCCAAAAGTTATGGGATTTGTAAGCGTGAAGAGACTCCagaaaggaaatcataacatttaAAAGATCTTCACATCAAAGAGTTACATCTTTAGCAGAAGATGAAGTATTTGCTAGAAACTTTTTATCAGATGATCATTCTACACATGGTTTATTCAGAAGCACAGTTAACGAGAAGCTCACATTGCCTAATCCAATAAAAACTTTTCCAAAGATTTTACCAATCTTGTTAAAGGATAGAAAGTGCTtagaggcggattcaggatttaaacTATATGAGTTCAATCTTAAGGTTCTTAAATTGAACTTGTTTTattaacaataaaaataaaaagattgaACTCGTTATACTATTGAAATTATGGGTTCAGAACCAACTGCCAAAATGCTGCATCTGCCTAGGGAAGTGCAGGGTGATACTATGATAGAATGTACTATGGTAGAATGTGTTATGATACATTTGATCCAGATAATTGATACAATGAAAATATTAATAGCACAACAAATAGGTCAAACAGCTTAAATTCACCACTAAAGAaagataaaaaaaacaaaaaaacaaaacttGGGAGTTCACAAGAAAAGAATTCAGACAGCCAATAAACTACTGTCCTCCTTTCTGAATGCTACAATTGGTTGGGGTGAAAAGAGCAAGAGTAGGAGAAATGGAAGTAAAAGAGGACGGTTAGGCGCTTTTTTTCCTCGAGAAAGAAAGTAACAGAGGAGCACAAGTAAAATTGGATAGGTTCAATAGTCCTCCACCTAGCTTTTTTAGCCCTTGAACTGTTGGAATAACAGGAACTAGATGTTTACTTTTTTCCTCCCATTGAAGGAAGTACATGATGATTTTCTCACTGTTTTACTGCTCCTTTCCCCCTTCTTGGAATCAATAATGGTGATATTAATCTTCTAAATATCCCAGCTTACAAGTACCATCTATGTGTAGTTTCAACTTATAGACCGTATTTGGTGTTTGTAAACACAATTTGTACCATTGAGGAAAGAGGGGAAACAAATATAACTCTTGTTTAATAATCTACCTGATGAATTATGTGAGGAAGCACACTTTTAATTACTATATTATATTACGTCTCAAGATTAGTTGCTGTAGATTCTCAACAATTAGTGACCAATCACACATGCAAATCAGAAGGATGTAAACAAATGCGCAAAACATAGATCTGATAACCCAATTTAAACAACTAAACCTCTATCTCAAAAATGAGTTGAAGAAATGTTAGAGGTTTCTTACCGTTTTAATATCATTAAAGCTGTCTTCATATTGCCCACCTAAATCACTCACAATCCTAAGGTTCTTCCTACCCTTTGTCTGCTTCTTGTAATTACCCTTATAACATTTTGCTGAAAACTTCAAATCCACAAAAGAACTGCTCAATTGCAATTGCTTCCTAccaagtgatgatgatgatgatgatgaactcTTATGCAAAACTGAATCCAAACACAAACAAGGACTAGAATGGGAATCCACAACTGATGAACCCACAAAAGACAAAGCTCCCACCATTTTCTTGATTATTTAGAACCAAATAATCAAGAAACTAAGAGATACCAAGATGAAAACAAGAAGAAAACTGAAATGGGATTCCAAGAAAATTGGAGATTGACAAGTGAAGTCAAAGATTCATGCACTTAGACAAAGAGACAGACAGGTAT
The sequence above is a segment of the Lycium barbarum isolate Lr01 chromosome 6, ASM1917538v2, whole genome shotgun sequence genome. Coding sequences within it:
- the LOC132643579 gene encoding chaperonin-like RbcX protein 2, chloroplastic, whose protein sequence is MVGALSFVGSSVVDSHSSPCLCLDSVLHKSSSSSSSSLGRKQLQLSSSFVDLKFSAKCYKGNYKKQTKGRKNLRIVSDLGGQYEDSFNDIKTQILNYFTYKAVRTILNELNEMNPPQYQWFNDYVAANKPKDGKRFIRNLAKEKQELAEKVMVTRLSLYAKWIKKCDHDEIYNRISDQNVEVMRERLMETVIWPSDDTNTEMVG